In one window of Rathayibacter caricis DSM 15933 DNA:
- a CDS encoding Ku protein, producing the protein MRAIWKGAITFGLVNVPVKIYSATEDHDIALHQVHDRDGGRIRYQRKCEVCGEVVSFDHIDKAYDDGEHTVVLTKDELKALPEERDREIDVVQFVPSDQVDPIMFDRAYILEPDSSSPKAYVLLRRTLEQTDRTAIVEFALRQKTRLAALRVRGKLLMLQTLLWADEVREVEFPSLEGTTRIAARELEMSSHLVDSYSEDFDASKFTDAYQEELRTLIDAKIEQGDALDTAATFGEKPEEEGGGEVLDLMEALKRSVERSRGAKGGATGDAPEKAPAKKSTAKKSTAKGSSTAAEDDASGAAGSKPAAKKAPAKKPAAKKPAAKRTAAKSDEEKAAS; encoded by the coding sequence ATGCGAGCCATCTGGAAGGGCGCGATCACCTTCGGCCTGGTCAACGTGCCGGTCAAGATCTACAGCGCGACCGAGGACCACGACATCGCGCTGCACCAGGTGCACGACCGCGACGGCGGGCGGATCCGGTACCAGCGCAAGTGCGAGGTCTGCGGCGAGGTCGTCTCGTTCGACCACATCGACAAGGCCTACGACGACGGCGAGCACACGGTCGTGCTCACCAAGGACGAGCTGAAGGCGCTGCCCGAGGAGCGCGACCGCGAGATCGACGTGGTGCAGTTCGTGCCCAGCGACCAGGTCGACCCGATCATGTTCGACCGCGCGTACATCCTCGAGCCCGACTCCTCCTCCCCCAAGGCGTACGTGCTGCTGCGGCGCACGCTCGAGCAGACCGACCGCACGGCGATCGTCGAGTTCGCCCTGCGGCAGAAGACCCGTCTGGCGGCGCTGCGCGTGCGCGGCAAGCTGCTGATGCTGCAGACGCTGCTCTGGGCCGACGAGGTCCGCGAGGTCGAGTTCCCCTCCCTCGAGGGCACGACCCGGATCGCGGCGCGCGAGCTCGAGATGTCCTCGCACCTCGTCGACTCCTACTCCGAGGACTTCGACGCGTCGAAGTTCACCGACGCGTACCAGGAGGAGCTGCGCACCCTGATCGACGCGAAGATCGAGCAGGGCGACGCGCTCGACACCGCCGCGACCTTCGGCGAGAAGCCGGAGGAGGAGGGCGGCGGCGAGGTGCTCGACCTGATGGAGGCGCTCAAGCGCTCGGTCGAGCGCAGCCGCGGGGCGAAGGGCGGGGCGACGGGCGACGCTCCGGAGAAGGCGCCCGCGAAGAAGAGCACCGCGAAGAAGAGCACCGCGAAGGGCTCGTCGACGGCGGCCGAGGACGACGCGTCCGGCGCGGCCGGATCGAAGCCGGCGGCGAAGAAGGCTCCGGCGAAGAAGCCCGCCGCGAAGAAGCCCGCGGCGAAGCGGACGGCCGCGAAGAGCGACGAGGAGAAGGCCGCGTCCTGA
- a CDS encoding DNA-formamidopyrimidine glycosylase family protein, whose protein sequence is MPEGDSVHRLAARLRSAADGRFVVEGELRSGNAAGTALTGLQVLRHETHGKHLLTHFDQQLVLHTHLRMQGSWTVTAPGRAVPRRVLPDVRVRLRLDDGTTLWGLELPVVELLHERDLPTAIGHLGPDPLRDDWSADEAVARLLRAPERPVIAALLDQRMLAGLGNLWANEVCFLRGAFPWRPVGSLDVRALVATSARALRASVTIPGMFQTTTGDTRAGERHWVVGRAGRPCRRCGTVVLVRAEVPDDPERRRTWWCPHCQPEPS, encoded by the coding sequence GTGCCCGAGGGAGACAGCGTCCACCGACTCGCCGCCCGTCTCCGCTCCGCGGCCGACGGGCGGTTCGTCGTGGAGGGCGAGCTCCGCTCCGGGAACGCCGCGGGCACCGCGCTCACCGGACTGCAGGTCCTCCGCCACGAGACGCACGGCAAGCACCTGCTGACGCACTTCGACCAGCAGCTGGTCCTGCACACGCACCTGCGGATGCAGGGCTCGTGGACCGTCACCGCACCGGGCCGCGCGGTCCCGCGCCGGGTCCTCCCCGACGTGCGCGTCCGACTCCGCCTCGACGACGGCACGACGCTGTGGGGCCTCGAGCTCCCGGTCGTCGAGCTGCTGCACGAACGGGACCTCCCCACCGCGATCGGGCACCTCGGTCCCGACCCGCTCCGCGACGACTGGAGCGCCGACGAGGCCGTCGCCCGCCTCCTCCGCGCGCCGGAGCGGCCGGTGATCGCGGCACTGCTCGACCAGCGGATGCTCGCCGGGCTCGGCAACCTCTGGGCGAACGAGGTCTGCTTCCTCCGCGGGGCGTTCCCCTGGCGCCCCGTCGGCTCCCTCGACGTCCGCGCACTCGTCGCCACCTCGGCGAGGGCCCTGCGCGCCTCGGTCACGATCCCCGGCATGTTCCAGACCACCACCGGCGACACCCGCGCCGGCGAGCGCCACTGGGTGGTCGGCCGGGCCGGTCGTCCGTGCCGCCGCTGCGGCACCGTCGTGCTCGTGCGGGCCGAGGTCCCCGACGACCCCGAGCGGCGCCGCACGTGGTGGTGCCCGCACTGCCAGCCCGAGCCGTCCTGA
- a CDS encoding phosphoribosyltransferase family protein, with protein sequence MSDPHDLRRRLVRAHGDSRDRTDGYASADVTGWWRDPGLLAALGPGLSALFADEEVTVVLGPQTRGTPLAALVALHRGAGLVEARKASAPVEDGVDWWETALPRDYRDDPIHFRVRRAVLAPGDRVLLVDDWIETGTQAAACRRLVALAGAEWVGAAVVVDGLEDDARRSDLRVRSLLRDAEL encoded by the coding sequence ATGAGCGATCCCCACGATCTGCGCCGCCGTCTGGTCCGCGCGCACGGCGACTCCCGGGATCGGACGGACGGGTACGCCTCCGCCGACGTGACCGGCTGGTGGCGCGATCCGGGCCTGCTCGCGGCCCTCGGCCCCGGCCTCTCCGCCCTGTTCGCCGACGAGGAGGTGACGGTCGTCCTCGGTCCGCAGACGCGGGGCACTCCGCTGGCCGCCCTGGTCGCCCTGCACCGCGGCGCCGGGCTCGTCGAGGCGCGGAAGGCGTCGGCGCCCGTCGAGGACGGCGTCGACTGGTGGGAGACGGCGCTCCCGCGCGACTACCGCGACGACCCGATCCACTTCCGGGTGCGCCGCGCCGTCCTGGCTCCGGGGGACCGCGTGCTGCTCGTCGACGACTGGATCGAGACCGGGACGCAGGCCGCCGCCTGCCGGCGCCTGGTCGCCCTCGCCGGGGCGGAGTGGGTGGGCGCGGCCGTCGTGGTCGACGGCCTGGAGGACGACGCGCGGCGCTCCGATCTGCGCGTGCGCTCGCTCCTGCGCGACGCCGAGCTCTGA
- a CDS encoding pilus assembly protein CpaE has protein sequence MISFELARALRTAGVRWSPVTGDRFRIEREGFDGDVFTVSDMTIEAHEYPGGTVLGFNGTTEWALDSVSLEDSLWMPREDQLRELLRGTFRSLRREEGEPARHVVEIVLGGVARTFEDAAPENAYGEALLALVSSASVDLDDVDELV, from the coding sequence ATGATCTCCTTCGAGCTGGCCCGAGCGCTGCGCACCGCGGGCGTGCGCTGGTCACCGGTCACCGGCGACCGCTTCCGCATCGAGCGGGAGGGGTTCGACGGCGACGTCTTCACCGTCAGCGACATGACGATCGAGGCGCACGAGTACCCCGGCGGCACCGTGCTGGGCTTCAACGGCACCACCGAGTGGGCGCTGGACTCGGTCTCGCTCGAGGACTCGCTCTGGATGCCGCGCGAGGACCAGCTGCGCGAGCTGCTGCGCGGCACGTTCCGCTCGCTGCGCCGCGAGGAGGGCGAGCCCGCGCGCCACGTCGTCGAGATCGTCCTCGGCGGGGTCGCGCGCACCTTCGAGGACGCGGCGCCCGAGAACGCCTACGGCGAGGCGCTCCTGGCGCTGGTGAGCTCGGCCTCGGTCGATCTCGACGACGTCGACGAGCTCGTCTGA
- a CDS encoding LysR substrate-binding domain-containing protein codes for MYDPVLLRTFLAVAETRGFTRAAAQLGISQPTVSQHVRRLEQAADRILVVRDTREVEITDNGVAMAGFARTILAAHAAAEDYFSGTAMKGRLRFGSADDLAITQLPRILRHFRQLHPQIKLELTVDQSAPLRRRLEAGQLDLIFVKTAPGSTDGRLVRRDTMVWVAHEKTVVERDETVPLIAYRGPSVSRQIAIDALEAAGRTWRITCNTREVNGVLAAVRAGIGVAVFPRSLIPEDLVTVGDRAGLPELEDIDFRLLESSTAAREPVEALTSAIMERTHVHARS; via the coding sequence GTGTACGACCCCGTCCTCCTCCGGACCTTCCTCGCGGTCGCCGAGACGCGCGGCTTCACCCGGGCGGCGGCGCAGCTCGGCATCAGCCAGCCGACCGTCAGCCAGCACGTCCGCAGACTCGAGCAGGCGGCCGACCGCATCCTCGTCGTCCGCGACACCCGCGAGGTCGAGATCACCGACAACGGAGTCGCCATGGCCGGCTTCGCCCGGACGATCCTCGCCGCGCACGCCGCCGCCGAGGACTACTTCAGCGGCACCGCGATGAAGGGCCGGCTCCGCTTCGGATCGGCCGACGACCTCGCGATCACGCAGCTCCCCCGCATCCTCCGGCACTTCCGGCAGCTGCATCCGCAGATCAAGCTCGAGCTGACCGTCGACCAGAGCGCGCCGCTGCGGCGACGACTCGAGGCCGGCCAGCTCGACCTCATCTTCGTCAAGACCGCTCCCGGATCCACGGACGGCCGGCTCGTGCGCCGCGACACGATGGTCTGGGTCGCGCACGAGAAGACGGTCGTCGAGCGCGATGAGACGGTGCCGCTGATCGCCTACCGCGGCCCCAGCGTCTCGCGGCAGATCGCGATCGACGCCCTCGAGGCGGCCGGACGCACCTGGCGGATCACCTGCAACACCCGCGAGGTGAACGGCGTGCTCGCGGCGGTCCGCGCCGGCATCGGCGTCGCCGTCTTCCCGCGCTCCCTGATCCCGGAGGATCTCGTCACCGTCGGCGACCGCGCCGGCCTGCCCGAGCTCGAGGACATCGACTTCCGCCTGCTCGAGAGCAGCACCGCCGCCCGTGAGCCGGTCGAGGCGCTGACCAGCGCGATCATGGAGCGCACCCACGTGCACGCCCGGTCCTGA
- a CDS encoding ExeM/NucH family extracellular endonuclease, translating into MPDTPVHDTAIPFRRRRRALAGAGLAGLALVAAPLVAQSASAAPAGDELVISEIFTRGGSTGAVYSNRYVELHNPTGSDIALAGTSLQYRSATGTANPSTSVALQGVVPAGGHFLVQGASNGTNGAALPDPDQVANGLNIAAGGGTLFLVDGTAPLVAPPTGTAPQPGTVLDLLGYGTSNTFETTAAAVPTNTESISRADGTAGDTDVNSADFSVGAPTPRSSGTDAEPEPTPGPTTPPVTPPAPAEKATIAEIQGSGAASPLVGRTVTTTGVVTARYPSGGYNGYVIQTPGTGGSITGRTASDAVFVYSSASVGSVAIGDHLEITGTVSEFNGLTELTPTSAATVVRLEAPAAPVVPAAVELPRTAEERELLESMLIAPQGAFTVTDTFDLNSFGSIGLAAGTSPLLTPTEVARPGSPELAAVVADNAARAVVLDDGASINFLGSAANKAIPLPYLTPTEPIRVGAPTTFTGPVVLDYRNNGWAFQPVTQLTVENAETVQPAEFADTRTAAPEAVGGDVAIASFNVLNYFSTTGDSVAGCTFYTDRDGDPVTVNSGCDARGAANADDLERQQAKIVTAINALGAGVVSLEEIENSAKFGKPRDEALATLTAALNAAAGSEVWAYVASPAALPALADEDVIRTAFIYKKAVIEPVGESVILNDTTAFSNARKPLAQEFRLIGVAESEFVAIVNHFKSKGSGSGADADQGDGQGASNASRVAQATALVAFADRLKTEKATELVYLLGDFNAYSQEDPVKVITDAGYLDQGAKDGGEYSYSFDGAVGSLDHVFASPAADAIVTGVDTWNINSGESVALEYSRYDYNATIFYDTSAFRSSDHDPVVVGLDLPEAPVTSIDVATSAETGARGPFATITVTAVNNGPEPVSVVVSTDFGTKSTKKLKPGREFSVTFNTHERALAAGVATIVVTAPDGSERTVEEAYPAR; encoded by the coding sequence ATGCCCGACACCCCGGTGCACGACACCGCCATCCCCTTCCGCCGACGCAGGCGCGCACTCGCCGGCGCCGGGCTCGCGGGCCTCGCGCTGGTCGCCGCCCCGCTCGTCGCCCAGTCCGCCTCGGCCGCCCCGGCCGGCGACGAGCTCGTCATCAGCGAGATCTTCACCCGCGGCGGCTCGACCGGAGCGGTCTACAGCAACCGCTACGTCGAGCTCCACAACCCCACCGGCTCCGACATCGCCCTGGCCGGCACGAGCCTGCAGTACCGCTCCGCGACCGGCACGGCGAACCCCTCGACGAGCGTCGCACTCCAGGGCGTCGTCCCGGCCGGCGGCCACTTCCTCGTGCAGGGCGCGAGCAACGGCACGAACGGCGCGGCGCTGCCCGATCCCGACCAGGTCGCGAACGGCCTGAACATCGCGGCGGGTGGCGGCACCCTCTTCCTCGTCGACGGCACCGCTCCGCTCGTCGCCCCGCCGACCGGCACCGCCCCGCAGCCCGGCACGGTCCTCGACCTCCTCGGCTACGGCACCTCGAACACCTTCGAGACGACCGCCGCCGCCGTCCCGACGAACACCGAGTCGATCTCGCGCGCCGACGGCACCGCCGGCGACACCGACGTCAACAGCGCCGACTTCTCCGTCGGAGCGCCGACGCCCCGCTCGAGCGGCACCGACGCCGAGCCGGAGCCCACCCCCGGCCCCACGACGCCGCCCGTCACTCCTCCCGCGCCCGCCGAGAAGGCGACCATCGCCGAGATCCAGGGCAGCGGAGCCGCGTCGCCGCTCGTCGGCCGCACCGTCACCACGACGGGAGTCGTCACTGCCCGCTACCCCTCCGGCGGCTACAACGGCTACGTGATCCAGACGCCCGGCACGGGCGGCAGCATCACCGGCCGCACCGCCTCCGACGCGGTCTTCGTCTACTCCTCCGCCTCGGTCGGCTCCGTCGCGATCGGCGACCACCTCGAGATCACCGGCACCGTGAGCGAGTTCAACGGGCTCACCGAGCTCACCCCGACCTCGGCCGCGACCGTCGTCCGCCTCGAGGCCCCCGCCGCCCCGGTCGTCCCGGCCGCCGTCGAGCTGCCCCGCACGGCCGAGGAGCGCGAACTGCTCGAGAGCATGCTGATCGCCCCGCAGGGCGCCTTCACCGTGACCGACACCTTCGACCTCAACAGCTTCGGCTCGATCGGGCTCGCCGCGGGCACCTCTCCGCTGCTCACCCCGACCGAGGTCGCCCGCCCGGGATCGCCCGAGCTCGCCGCGGTCGTCGCCGACAACGCGGCCCGCGCCGTCGTGCTCGACGACGGAGCCTCGATCAACTTCCTCGGGTCGGCCGCCAACAAGGCGATCCCGCTGCCCTACCTCACGCCGACCGAGCCGATCCGCGTCGGAGCCCCGACGACCTTCACCGGGCCGGTCGTGCTCGACTACCGCAACAACGGCTGGGCCTTCCAGCCCGTCACGCAGCTGACCGTCGAGAACGCCGAGACGGTGCAGCCGGCCGAGTTCGCCGACACCCGCACCGCGGCTCCCGAGGCCGTCGGCGGCGACGTGGCGATCGCGTCGTTCAACGTGCTCAACTACTTCTCGACCACCGGCGACTCGGTGGCCGGCTGCACGTTCTACACCGACCGCGACGGCGACCCCGTCACGGTGAACAGCGGCTGCGACGCGCGCGGCGCCGCGAACGCCGACGACCTCGAGCGCCAGCAGGCCAAGATCGTCACCGCGATCAACGCCCTCGGCGCCGGCGTCGTGTCGCTGGAGGAGATCGAGAACTCCGCCAAGTTCGGCAAGCCGCGCGACGAGGCCCTCGCCACGCTGACCGCCGCCCTCAACGCCGCCGCCGGTTCGGAGGTGTGGGCGTACGTCGCCTCGCCCGCCGCGCTCCCCGCGCTGGCCGACGAGGACGTCATCCGCACCGCCTTCATCTACAAGAAGGCCGTGATCGAGCCCGTCGGCGAGTCGGTCATCCTGAACGACACCACCGCGTTCTCGAACGCACGCAAGCCGCTCGCCCAGGAGTTCCGCCTGATCGGCGTCGCCGAGAGCGAGTTCGTCGCGATCGTCAACCACTTCAAGTCGAAGGGCTCCGGATCCGGCGCCGACGCCGACCAGGGAGACGGTCAGGGCGCCTCCAACGCCTCGCGCGTCGCTCAGGCCACCGCGCTCGTCGCCTTCGCCGACCGGCTGAAGACCGAGAAGGCGACCGAGCTCGTCTACCTGCTCGGCGACTTCAACGCCTACTCGCAGGAGGACCCGGTGAAGGTCATCACCGACGCGGGCTACCTCGACCAGGGCGCGAAGGACGGCGGCGAGTACTCCTACTCGTTCGACGGCGCGGTCGGCTCGCTCGACCACGTCTTCGCCTCCCCCGCCGCCGATGCGATCGTCACCGGAGTCGACACCTGGAACATCAACAGCGGCGAGTCCGTGGCGCTGGAGTACAGCCGTTACGACTACAACGCGACGATCTTCTACGACACCTCCGCGTTCCGCTCCAGCGACCACGACCCCGTGGTCGTCGGCCTCGACCTGCCCGAGGCGCCCGTCACCTCCATCGACGTCGCCACGAGCGCCGAGACCGGAGCCCGCGGCCCGTTCGCGACGATCACGGTCACCGCCGTGAACAACGGACCGGAGCCCGTCTCGGTCGTCGTCTCGACCGATTTCGGAACCAAGTCGACCAAGAAGCTCAAGCCGGGCCGCGAGTTCAGCGTGACCTTCAACACCCACGAGCGCGCCCTCGCCGCGGGCGTCGCGACCATCGTGGTCACCGCGCCCGACGGGTCCGAGCGCACCGTCGAGGAGGCGTACCCCGCCCGCTGA
- a CDS encoding HEAT repeat domain-containing protein translates to MTSEDTTASDEDRPSDRLRAALHAPNASSRLQAAMSAGTRPADEYVPVLVARCAVEPDFGVREMLTWALVRHDAAVTVDPLIAELVSESPQARAQALHTLSKVGDPRAWAAITPALLHDEHLEVAKAAWRTAARLAPREERPALARQLAEHLGDGDRPEQRSLTRALLMLEEAAAPALEAAAQSEEQPRRIHALATLRLLADPDEDVEDAFDRARRA, encoded by the coding sequence ATGACGAGCGAGGACACGACCGCGAGCGACGAGGACCGGCCGTCGGACCGGCTCCGAGCGGCGCTCCACGCGCCGAACGCGTCGTCGAGGCTGCAGGCGGCGATGAGCGCGGGGACGAGGCCGGCCGACGAGTACGTCCCGGTGCTGGTCGCGCGCTGCGCCGTCGAGCCCGACTTCGGCGTGCGCGAGATGCTCACCTGGGCGCTGGTGCGGCACGACGCCGCGGTCACCGTCGATCCGCTGATCGCCGAGCTGGTCTCGGAGTCGCCGCAGGCCCGCGCGCAGGCCCTGCACACCCTGTCCAAGGTGGGCGATCCCCGGGCGTGGGCCGCGATCACGCCCGCGCTGCTGCACGACGAGCACCTCGAGGTCGCGAAGGCCGCCTGGCGCACCGCCGCCCGCCTCGCACCCCGGGAGGAGCGTCCCGCGCTCGCCCGGCAGCTCGCCGAGCACCTCGGCGACGGCGACCGTCCCGAGCAGCGGAGTCTCACCCGCGCGCTCCTGATGCTCGAGGAGGCCGCGGCGCCCGCCCTCGAGGCCGCCGCGCAGTCGGAGGAGCAGCCGAGGCGGATCCACGCGCTCGCAACCCTCCGCCTCCTCGCCGACCCGGACGAGGACGTCGAGGACGCCTTCGATCGCGCCCGCCGCGCCTGA
- a CDS encoding 2TM domain-containing protein: MSDQWGSPDPAARRDAKAVEPATGAEPSALERVEDADRAIAVRELKRKRDFFGSVGGWASVSAITTTVWFASGGDGYFWPIWPMLGIGIGVIGQAASIWGPVKKEITEDDIAAEMRKREQRRR; encoded by the coding sequence ATGAGCGACCAGTGGGGGTCCCCGGATCCCGCAGCACGACGGGACGCGAAGGCCGTCGAGCCCGCGACGGGAGCCGAGCCGTCGGCGCTCGAGCGGGTCGAGGACGCCGACCGGGCGATCGCCGTCCGCGAGCTCAAGCGCAAGCGCGACTTCTTCGGCTCCGTCGGCGGCTGGGCGAGCGTCTCCGCGATCACCACGACCGTCTGGTTCGCCTCGGGCGGCGACGGCTACTTCTGGCCGATCTGGCCGATGCTCGGCATCGGGATCGGCGTCATCGGCCAGGCCGCCTCGATCTGGGGCCCGGTGAAGAAGGAGATCACCGAGGACGACATCGCCGCCGAGATGCGCAAGCGCGAGCAGCGCCGACGCTGA
- a CDS encoding DEAD/DEAH box helicase — MNPTLLERMPTPDADGRVDDDAVYLAFTEWAEARGLPLYPAQDESMLEIASGANLILSTPTGTGKSLVAIGAHAAALAAGKRSYYTAPIKALVSEKFFALVDVFGAANVGMVTGDSSVNADAPIICCTAEILANLALRHGAGTAVDQVVMDEFHFYADPSRGWAWQVPLLTLPHVQFVLMSATLGDVTALAADLTRRTGRETARVTGVERPVPLHYFYEIAPIHDSIEELLATNQSPVYVVHFSQAAALERAQALTSANIASREHRDRIAEVIGGFRFTTAFGKTLSRLLRLGIGVHHAGMLPKYRRLVEQLAQQGMLRVICGTDTLGVGINVPIRTVLLTALTKYDGTRMRQLSAREFHQIAGRAGRAGYDTAGTVVVQAPEHESENRKALDKMGDDPKKRRKWVAKRAPQGFVSWGEPSFRKLVDAEPETLTSHMTITSAMLLNVIARGGDAFANVHALIFDNHEPWKRQLQLARRALGIYRTLREAGVVEQSVGADGVVRIRLTVDLQPNFALNQPLSPFALAVFDVLDPESPTFALDVISVLESTLDDPRQILGAQQFQARGDAVAAMKADGIEYEERMELLESVTHPKPLEELLEATFATYTAAQPWVRDFELSPKSVVRDMYERAMSFGEYTAFYKLSRSEGLVLRYLSDAFRAARQTIPDEIKNEELHDLIEWLGELVRQVDSSLVDEWEELVNPALHDADQAIVPPAPRRLTANQRAFRVLVRNEMFRRVSLAALDDHEALGELDAAAGFDADAWGEALDDYYDEHDTIGTGPDARGPAMLLVEQTPTQWRVRQILDDPAGDHDWGISATVDLAESDEAGAAVVRVTGVGRLDGGS, encoded by the coding sequence ATGAACCCGACGCTGCTCGAACGGATGCCGACGCCCGACGCCGACGGGCGCGTGGACGACGACGCCGTCTACCTGGCGTTCACGGAGTGGGCCGAGGCGCGCGGACTGCCGCTCTACCCGGCGCAGGACGAGTCGATGCTCGAGATCGCGTCCGGAGCGAACCTGATCCTCTCGACGCCGACCGGCACCGGCAAGTCGCTCGTCGCGATCGGCGCGCATGCCGCTGCCCTCGCCGCCGGGAAGCGCAGCTACTACACGGCGCCGATCAAGGCGCTCGTGTCCGAGAAGTTCTTCGCCCTCGTCGACGTGTTCGGGGCGGCGAACGTCGGCATGGTGACGGGCGACTCCTCCGTCAACGCCGACGCCCCGATCATCTGCTGCACGGCCGAGATCCTGGCGAACCTGGCGCTGCGCCACGGGGCCGGGACCGCCGTCGACCAGGTGGTGATGGACGAGTTCCACTTCTACGCGGACCCCTCGCGCGGCTGGGCCTGGCAGGTGCCGCTGCTGACGCTGCCCCACGTGCAGTTCGTCCTGATGTCGGCGACGCTGGGCGACGTGACGGCGCTCGCCGCCGACCTCACCCGCCGCACGGGACGCGAGACGGCCCGCGTGACGGGCGTGGAGCGTCCGGTGCCGCTGCACTACTTCTACGAGATCGCGCCGATCCACGACTCGATCGAGGAGCTGCTCGCGACGAACCAGTCGCCCGTCTACGTCGTGCACTTCTCGCAGGCTGCGGCTCTCGAGCGCGCGCAGGCGCTCACGAGCGCGAACATCGCCAGCCGCGAGCACCGCGACCGCATCGCCGAGGTGATCGGCGGTTTCCGCTTCACCACGGCCTTCGGCAAGACCCTCTCGCGGCTGCTGCGGCTGGGCATCGGCGTGCACCACGCCGGCATGCTGCCGAAGTACCGACGGCTCGTCGAGCAGCTCGCCCAGCAGGGCATGCTGCGGGTCATCTGCGGCACCGACACCCTCGGCGTGGGGATCAACGTGCCCATCCGCACGGTGCTGCTCACGGCGCTGACGAAGTACGACGGCACGAGGATGCGCCAGCTCTCGGCGCGCGAGTTCCACCAGATCGCCGGCCGCGCCGGTCGCGCCGGCTACGACACCGCGGGCACCGTGGTCGTGCAGGCGCCCGAGCACGAGTCCGAGAACCGCAAAGCGCTCGACAAGATGGGCGACGATCCGAAGAAGCGGAGGAAGTGGGTCGCCAAGCGGGCGCCGCAGGGCTTCGTCAGCTGGGGCGAGCCGAGCTTCCGCAAACTCGTCGACGCGGAGCCCGAGACGCTCACCTCGCACATGACCATCACCTCGGCGATGCTCCTCAACGTGATCGCGCGCGGCGGCGACGCCTTCGCGAACGTGCACGCGCTGATCTTCGACAACCACGAGCCGTGGAAGCGGCAGCTGCAGCTCGCCCGGCGGGCGCTGGGCATCTACCGGACGCTGCGCGAGGCGGGCGTGGTCGAGCAGAGCGTCGGCGCCGACGGCGTGGTGCGCATCCGCCTGACCGTCGACCTGCAGCCGAACTTCGCGCTCAACCAGCCGCTCTCGCCGTTCGCGCTCGCGGTGTTCGACGTGCTCGACCCCGAGTCGCCGACCTTCGCGCTCGACGTGATCTCGGTGCTCGAGTCGACGCTCGACGACCCGCGGCAGATCCTCGGCGCCCAGCAGTTCCAGGCGCGCGGCGACGCGGTGGCGGCGATGAAGGCCGACGGGATCGAGTACGAGGAGCGGATGGAGCTGCTCGAGTCGGTCACCCACCCGAAGCCGCTCGAGGAGCTGCTCGAGGCGACGTTCGCGACCTACACGGCCGCGCAGCCCTGGGTCCGCGACTTCGAGCTGTCGCCGAAGTCGGTCGTGCGCGACATGTACGAGCGGGCGATGTCGTTCGGCGAGTACACCGCGTTCTACAAGCTGTCGCGGTCGGAGGGACTCGTCCTGCGCTACCTGTCCGACGCGTTCCGCGCGGCCCGGCAGACGATCCCGGACGAGATCAAGAACGAGGAGCTGCACGACCTGATCGAGTGGCTCGGCGAGCTCGTGCGCCAAGTCGACTCGTCGCTCGTCGACGAGTGGGAGGAGCTGGTCAACCCGGCCCTGCACGACGCCGACCAGGCGATCGTGCCGCCCGCTCCGCGCCGGCTCACGGCGAACCAGCGGGCGTTCCGCGTACTCGTGCGCAACGAGATGTTCCGCCGGGTGTCGCTCGCGGCGCTCGACGACCACGAGGCGCTGGGCGAGCTCGACGCGGCGGCCGGCTTCGACGCGGACGCGTGGGGGGAGGCGCTGGACGACTACTACGACGAGCACGACACGATCGGCACGGGCCCCGACGCCCGCGGGCCGGCGATGCTGCTCGTCGAGCAGACGCCGACGCAGTGGCGGGTGCGGCAGATCCTCGACGACCCGGCCGGCGACCACGACTGGGGCATCTCGGCGACCGTCGATCTCGCCGAGTCGGACGAGGCGGGAGCCGCCGTGGTGCGGGTCACGGGCGTGGGGCGGCTCGACGGCGGGAGCTGA